The Cheilinus undulatus linkage group 17, ASM1832078v1, whole genome shotgun sequence genomic sequence GCAGGATTATGGCTGCATGTCAATAGCCGACTTTTTTTGCCCCGGCAGCGTTCAGGCCCTCAATCCCAGAGCACTTCTCGTCAACGTTTTTTGTTGTtaagttacaaaaataaatcctacTTTCCTGCGTAGAAtctaatgttttaaaatatctcTATGAGCTTCATATTGCCCTATTCCAAGTAAATATCACACAGAAGACATGCAGACAATGCAAAGGAATtgggcagcagctgcagacctgaaaactaccctTGAAAAAAGATGAGGAAAGACGAGTCAGATCGGTTTCTCTCCCACTACTGTCAAGTCCCACCCCTTCTTGACTTTTATTTgcaagtgagggagaagtgCAGCACTGTTCAAAAAGGTCAACAGTATTCAACCAGGAGCGCttgaagcaacaaaaacagttgATACTGAGGGCTCTTTGTCCGCCCATGGCGCTGAACACTCAGGACACTAGATGACATTGgttgtgaatttaaaataagCACCGCCAGTAAGGCTAATCACTAATTTAAATTTcgtttaaccgactagtctaaagaggggaaaatccttagaaaacagacaaattcctcacagggtcattgtgtcggCAAGTGTTTGAGCCTGATATACTCgctacagcgtggctaacattaacattaaaatttaGCGCCGCCAGCCTTTGTCTCTCTTAGCAAATTAACACCAGGCGTTGCTATGTGGCCACTTGTCACTTTGGCTGAGTAGCTAGACACAACTTCAACCCTCGACAGCTTTCATACTGCTTTAGttccatttactacttaaaCTATCATACTccgctgttcctactacacgctaaccgcTAAGCCACCACCGAGCTAATCATATTTATGTCTGGTGAAGTGCCATGGGAAAGCCATTGGAAGAGGATGGAGTGGCCATTCACTGATGCttcagcggcctctagtggtgggacattattacagtttaaaagagtaTTATAGATTGGGATTACAAGCCTgcgtttataaaaaatgataggcAACTAGTTTAACTGACTCATAAATCTTGCGCTGGCTAATTTGATGAACAAATTAAACCTTTTAACCGCACACATCTCTAGCTGTCATGCTAAAAAAGCCAGCTATGGACACAGGCTCTTATATATTTCACCagaaataataaaactgttcaAACAGAAGCTAAAATGTGACATGACCAAGCTCAACACTGATCTCTTCTAATCAGGTGTAGATAAAGAAAACATAAGGAAGAGTTTAGGTATTCTGCATACCAAACACGTCATGGTActtgcacacatgcacagaacCGAGGAAGACTTCAGGGGCAGGCTGCTGGGAATTTTTCACATGTGCatcatgtgtgaaaacagctcagGTGTACAAAAAGCATTCGGTCCACCTTTAAACTGTTATTCTGGCATTACCACAggaagcttttttaaaaaataaatcttatgtCTTCGTGTCaaggacaggaaaaaaaatttaaaggcaGATGCAGATTGGTGCACACTGTGATGATGTATTTTGGGTCAACCTGTCCTTCCTTTCCTTTTATGCAATCAGCAGCCAAAACATGATTACCAGAGCGACAAACAGGAAGAGTCGAGACAGAAACTGTTCGTCCATGTGCTGTGGTGTCCCAGGAGCTGCTGTTAGGAAATGAATTAGGAAATTACTAAAAGAATTTACCTAAAGTGCTGTTAATTAAGAGTAATCATGGGGACgtatttaaaacataaataccTGGTGGAGGTCTTCCATCATTGATGTTAAAAGCTGTAGCAAAAATACCAAATGGAAAGGCACCGATTCCAAAAGACATTTGGAAACCTCCATCTCCAAAGCCGAAGCCTTGAAAACCCTGTGAAAGATCAGGAAATGTCAGTACGTGTATTCTCATGCCCATCAGAGGTTTCGTTTACCATACAAAGAGGAAATGTGATGCAACAGTCAGGGACGTTTGTGATCATTCACATGAGATTTATTTGCAGTGTTATGCATCTAATAGATCCCACAGGAAGtgtctttttgcaaatgaaTAAAGCAGACAGTGGCATGACAGTAACCTCTGTACATCCTTTCTAAAAGTTTCATCATAACTGCATGAAGTTAATCTAGAGCATGATGCAATGAAGGAgatactgagaaaaaaaaaattattttttagcaGGCAAATGTATTTGACAAAATACTTACGCCACGGTTTTCTGGCTCAGGTCTCTGCCCTTGTGGTCGCGGGGGCGTTCTTTCTCTGaaagacaaacacatttttagtgaCGCCATCAAAGAACTCATCCTAAATTCTACTGTGGTTAAATCCTATAAGACATGTAAAGTCAATTGTCCTGTCGTAAATCAGGGGCTGCcataatcataattttaaactttaatacaGCTGTAGTAAAAATCAGAACAGACTGATACTGGTTTCATCATCAGAGGTATAAGGGTCCGTGTCCTCAGCAGCCTTTTTGCACTGGCAGCACTCATTTCAATACAAAACCAATGTAGTCCAGCATTTTTAGCACCCTGGGTGCACACTCCCCACAGTGGtgtcagttgtttttttgttgcctcTCAGCCGAGAACAGTTACACTTTTTGAATAGCACCATGCTCTTCCGTGTCACGTCTTTCTCACTGGCtgatcaaacatgtttttgaccAGCCAGTGAGGGATCAGGCACCTTTTTCAGGgtaagggcctgtgtccacagacAGTTTTCCAGCACTGGCAGCGCCTATAACCTCATTTTCAGAACATTTCTCACCAGCAGTCCTTATTCCGGCATTATAAACAGGGCTGACATCTTTCAGCCAGTTGGTTAGTCAATGAGCTCTCATACAACCAAGATCCTGCTCGTCGTATGGTCACacgcatgtgtgtgtgagtgagaatGACAGTGAAAGCGATCGGAAGCAGATCAGATGACTGATGGAGAAAGGCACAGCAGGGAACTGAGAGGAATAACACAGCACTGGGCAATCCCGGTAGAGAGGCACACAAACATGTTATACAGTGATTGTTTCAAAGCGTTCACGCTTTAACTTGAAAACACATCTTAGACTTGAAGATGCAGGATGTTTGTACTGAAGTGGTGCTGAGAGTGTCTCTACTCTGCCCTCTGTCAAAGCATCAACTCCCCAGCCTGTTCAATTCACCAGTCAGAAAATGCCCTGACTGGGAaacaaaccagggaccttcttgctgtgaggcaactgcgctaacccctgcaccaccgtgcagccctaCAACAggtgtgttttctcatatattcaatctttagctaCTAGGCATgtgagtttattgtatttttcgTATGTACATGTGTAAACTAGGGGCTTTAAGTGTACATAtaaatggagaagatcaacacaaATATCCACAGAATGAACGAGATGGTTGAAGCAATATCATCACCTCTGATGACGCATTGTTTATctgcaatgtgtgatgatgagcaGCAATCAAGTGGAGTCTTgttttcacccctaccccttaccactctgtttcaaggggaaGGGGCAGATGAAGGGGAAGTGCTAAGGGGAAGGATTAAGGGGTAGAAATTTATTGGAAGTTCCAACAGCAgacttttttccctcatttcacctcagtaaataaatgctgcatgCTGTATAATATATAGCACAGGCTGGAACGAGTGCTCCTGTTAatagttattattataaaaaaaaatacaaacaattaTCTGAGGAAATTTTGTAGACTATGTGCTGTTAAATAGAAATTGTGTCGTGATCGCAATAAGTTTATGATTAAAGGCAGGTGCTCGCTGATCATCTCTGAGTCTGCTGTTATTTAAGTACAACATAATGgggttaaaaaataattcagaatGCTTTATAAAATGTGTTATGTTAAATTTAAGAAAACCTAGACAACAAAAGGGGGAGCAATGAGGAACCTGGATATTATTTAACCTGGATGACCAATCGATTGGAAAACAGATGATCGTTTCAGAACATTTaatatcaaaaagtatcaacaatttTGACAACTCTGATCATTACTATAAAAAGTACCAACCTGGGGTCTTGTTGACCTGTGCTTCCACGCCCATATAAGGGGATAACTTTGTCCCGGCTGATGCCAGCTTTACACACGGGACAGACTTGCCTGTTGGGTCTTGTCTCCAACCACTGTGTGCAGAGAAAGACATGGAACCTGATTAATTTCATCAGTTACATtatcttatatatatatatatatatatatatatatatatatatatacatttttagaATAGGTGAAGCTTACCTGATGCAAGCAAGGCCAACTTATGGGGAGGAGGTGGAAAGGAAGATAAGAAAAAGTAGACATTTGATTAGTAAGgtctttttaaagatgtgtCATTCACACACAGCAGGTAAATGAAAACTCATCTGTCCTGTACTGAAAGTTCTGGTGAGCTCAGTACCCACAGGGCGTGGAAAAACGAAAATAAAAACTCCTGTTTTTGGATTTATCTCCTCATTGAGAATGAATAACTATGCTGGCACTAATATCAGAGCAGAAGCTGAAAACCTGCTGGCTTTAGTTTAAACTTTTAGCGCTACAGACCAAGATCAGAAAAATCAATACATATTTGCTTACAGTTACACAAGGCAGCTCCAAGATTGTATTTATAGACTTCCCCATAGTAGAATAAGAGCAGTACTTTCTCTAAAACAGGCAATAACAAGAATAATCTTATTCATCTAGGCATTTATGGATTTTGAAACAAATAACATGCACCATTTGATCTTTCAAtgcatgttacattatgtttttgtgcaattttgacatTGTGCTGCATGGGTTTTGTTACAAATGTTGTTGGATTCCTTTCTCTCCAAAGCACCTGTCTCGTAAAATAGGCTAGGTGTTTACAGCTTTGATACTTTTCACTGCATCCTTAAAATAATCAAGACTGTATTGTTTCAAAGCACTTGGActcaaaagtatcaaaagtttTTGATCATCTAGAGTGTATAACATGTAAAGTGTGAGGCTTGTATCCACTTCACCTCATATAAAAGTCAGATTAGCCAGGCTGATCCGGATCTGCTCTGTCCTAAAGCTGCCCCTGGTTTTAAAACCTCCACTGAGATAATGCTAAAGTGTAAACAAGAGCCATAAACAGCAGTTCTTACCAGAAGAGGTGTCCACACAGGCTGATGACCGCATCCTTAGCTGTGTCCAGACATATATTACACTCAAAAGTGCTGTCCTGGTTGCCACTGTCGGCCGCAGTCGAGCTGCTGGATCCGGGGTTTGTGTTTTCAGTTGCCGCGGAAGAGCCAGAGGCTGGAGGGGGAGCCGCGGTGGCCATTTACAGATCAATCCAGTCAACAACAAGGTTCAGGTGGGGTGACGCGGCTGGCACCCTGGCTTCAAAATAAGTACATTAGGGAGGCCCAGTAGGTGGGAGTTTGTCCTGACGAAGAAAAGATGACGAGAGACTGAACTTGACAGAAATAATGAGTAATATCGAATAACACAGAGCGGGTTTTAGCTAGCTAGCGTCTATGTAGAAAGGTGTTAGAgaggagctaacgttagctagcgACGGAGAGGGAAACTAACAGTTTAACTATCTTACGAAATGACGCTGAATAAAACAACAGGAACTGCCTGAGTCTCTATCAAGGCTCAAGGTCAGAACATAATTTTAAGAATGAAATATCAAACACTTGTTGAGAGAAGTTCAGGATATATCCTTACATCTGGTTGCATCACATATCCGCTGCAGGAACTAACCGGTAGTAGATCCTGAAGAGGAAGGGGACGTGGCTAGTAGATTCGTGGGATTTTTAGCCCTCAGCTTTGTCTTCCGGGGAGGGTAAAGCtaacagaaattaaataaatgatgaaagtGGAGAGGAGAAAACTTCAAAgaattaagagataaaaatacatttgaatcaaaaaaataagtgataaattATGAATCGATTGGATCAAATTGGGGTTGATTTGATACAATCGTTGCAATTCGATAAAAATAGTGATATTGATAGTGATATAGTGACATTCAAGTAATTAAATAATCAGTATTTATCTTTAACAACATGTGATCATTGTTACTTGGACACTTATCATTTACAACAAGTAATTTTTGTGACTTCCGCCGTGAAAAAAATCGTGCTTCCTCCTCGAACTAATGTATAAAACACGTCAAAGCACTTTGacaacccttgtttttaaattgaaatacaaattattattattatcattatagcAGTTATTCACTGCGTACACTTTTGAAAGAAAAGTACTTTCAGTACTTccaatctttcttttttttccccatcctTCAATGACCTAGGCCCACAGTAGCTTGCAAAAGCATCTCAGATCTCAGGCAGGAGgcatatttttgcttttaatttctTCTTACTGCaattttgtcactcatttcgtCGCTAGAAtgttgtttccctttttttaggTGAGACACTAACATCTGTAAATTTTATAGTTTTATGGATACCATTGTCATCCATAATTTTCCTATAtttgcagttttaattttaccctctacctttacaagccttccaggtccagctgccaagaagcatccccacagcatgatgctgccactactgtgctttacagtggggattgtgtgtttgtagtgatgtgcagtgtttaatGCCCACCAGatatagtgtcttgtctgatggccaaaaagcaccattttggtctcatcagaccaaagaactttcttccacttgaccatggagtctcccacatgcctttcggTGAACTCTAGGCgagatttaatttgagtttccttcaacagtggctttctctttgccactctcccataaagcttttaCTTCTGAAAAATACGGGCAACAagtgtatgcagagtctcttcagagtctcagctgctgaagcttgtaactccttcagagtagtcataggtgttttggtggcctctctcactagtctccttcttgcacggtcactcagtttgtgaggacggcttgatctagacagatttacacgtgtcatattccttccattccttgatgatggatttaactgaactgggATTTTCACTGCCTTGGAATTTCTTTGGTATCCACCCCCTgaattatacttttcaataactttttctctgagtgtcttggagtgttcttttgtcttcatggtgcaatggtagccaggaatactgattaaccatgtctggaccttcaagacacaaatgtctttatactgcaacacttgagacacattcagttTTGAAGTTTTGAAGAAGTCTTTTGTAATTTTCTATATacattatctatctatctatctatctatctatctatctatctatctatatatctatatctatatatatatatatatatatatatatatatatatatatattgaccatgactgatttatgaatactcttataggcactgtataatGTCATCTTAATTTAGTCATAAAAATTCTTCTTGTCGAAACGTTTTTTCTACAGTATCACGACAGCACCCCCACCTAGTGCCCAAACTAAGAAATGCAATACAATCAAatacaagcttcatgttctcaTGTGGGCTTTATTTCACTCTATCTTGCCAATTTGCTGCAAGCCGATTAAAAATAGACAAGCCACAGTCAACCCTGTAACCAAAATTCTGACACCTCATATCTCTGGTAAGTAGTCATGAAGTGACCTATTTATTCTGAGCGACAGGTTTTGGTCATAGCGTGTGTAAATCTAACATTTAAATTACTGAAAGTATAacttaaggctcatttataattaattattattataatataatttatttaaaatcagtCATTGGTCTCATGAACTATTAGTTATGAGTGTTGGCATCCACCCTGACAATATAGGTCGACTTTTGctctttgaattaaaaaatgttgctaaaaTCTCCACTGTGTTTACTGGCTTcctgttttcacctttttttcacATCTTGTGCAGCCTGCTCTGACTAGAAACAGGGAAGAGGacagtaataaaataaataaataaatggctCTATAGAAGAACAAGTACTCATATGTGACTTAGAGCTGCAATTTTGCAATGCATATCATATATTTTCAGTGTTGAAATAACTCACTAGCCCACCTATGAACTATTCTCCAAAGACCCCCCCATGATAGAAGCTTTGCTTTGCCTGATAAGTTGCTCTACTATTTGGCTGCCGATCTCAAAAGCTCAAAGTGGTGTCATTCTCCCAGTACAGACTGGTGCATCTTAGAAGCAAATTGTTGCATGAGCTGTTTAATATGTTTGTTCAATGGCTAAAACAGCTACATGTTAAAAAACAGACTTCTTACATGCAATCAAGTTTGCTCAAAAAACATATACAAATACACCAGAGTaggttttaaagttttattccTGTAAAAATCTAACATACAACGTCCATAGAAAATAACCATACAGCTCGTCAAACTGATCACAATAAATTAAGaggaagtttaatttttttactctttGCAGAAGGAAGttacatgattttaaatttccCCTGCACACTCTGATTAAGACCAATTTCTCTCAAAGATAGACTACATTCATATGGATAAACCTGGCATTATTTTTCTCTGACACTCCTGCTaggttttttaaagaaaattggTTTGCAAGCATagcaacacagaaaaacaacaattcaCACGTATACAagtatggatttttaaaaaacaattcaaagaTACAGAACAGATTTCACTCCATCATGTCCTAGCCAGTATATAGCCCAAATAACCACATGTGACCAtctttaacacacattttaaagtgtgttgCATTAGTATATACCATGATAAATAAATCACTGATAAACACATGTATTTACATCATGTGGTTAAAGATGCTATGACACATGATTTTGCAAATAAAGCAAACCTTAATGACACTTTATTTTAGAGGGTCCTAATTACCTTGTAACTTTATAGTAATAAATGTAATTATAAAGTAATTTCTCGAGGATAAGGTGGTAATTAGCTTGTAAGAAGTTGGCATTTATAGTAATAACTCAAAAACACGGTGATATTAAAGTATTTACCTAGTCATAATGTATtcattatcaagtaattccttgtaatattgtggcaattaaCTTGAGACTGGAGGTAATATTTTACCCAAACCCTAACCCCCCTTACCTTTACCCTTACTCTAACCACTAACTTTAACCATACCCTAACCCTTAGCCCATCACTAACCCTacaaattactttaaaattatACATGAAGGACTTACTTTAATTTAGTGTGCCAAATTAAGGACAGCACTTTGGAATTATCAACTTAAATAgaagaaaataatctaatttctAAGGAATGACTTATCTCCTAATCATTCAGATTATTACCACAATATTACCAATGTAAGGGTTAGTGGTGATGGTTTGGAGGTTAGGTTTAGAGTAAAATAGCTCATAATTACCAAAGAGTTACCACAATATTGCAAGTGCCAGGGTGTGggtttaacccttagaggtctACGggctattttgacattttgttaattttcttttgacaaaataaaccactcagaaaggTATACCATACATGAATACCATGTTTAGTATAACCTTTTACGACACTACCTCagctttataaaataaaaactatatttttttaagtttaatttactgtattagatatagggcctccaaaaacacaacaccttacaagaaattgttttttttaaaattgttatttaaaccaatatgttgtcattttataaaaagaaataacagaattctaaaattataaaaaaaagtacCAGTGCCAGTTCTGTACAGTATGTCCACTGCCCCCTatgtgtaacattaattttCATATAAGTCCcgttttacttggcctattgacatcaaacaaaaacggaaagaaagcttaaaaataacACTTTCACCAtgaagtgattgcaatgcaaatgcaaactgtgtaaatctgttaaaatacaatgcatctatagctcctctgtctctcagctgtagaaagcagggaccccaggtttggcagagtgcagggAACTCAcaaccatgatttggtaccagattcagaaaagagaataaatgcctgGGCTATAAatcaagactaaaatgtgaggacttcttATGGGcgaaaactagactagaatgtttttgagtttttttggtcatctaaaaatagactaaaactgtaaagaatagagtgactaaaatgtaataaaactaaaaggcatttaatctaaggACTATGactgagattaaaataaaaattacctGCTCACGATTAACACTGGTTTAGGGATTAgagttagagggttagggtaaaatagcacctaattaccagagaattgccacagtaTTGCAAAGGTAAGGGTTAGGTTTAAGGGGTTTGGGTTAGAGGGTTAAGATTATTGTAAAATACCATtgaattaccagagaattgccacactATTgcaagggttaaggtaagggttagggcaggggttctcaacctgggggttgGTACACTGAGAGAGGGTCACCAGATGCCCTCTAAAAACCaaagaatattttcaaattatttcaaattatatatttgatctattttaaataaaacatgcatgaaattagttaaatgtaataTAAATCATGGTAATTTGGTGAGAGTtattctgaaatcaaagttatGTTTAGAAAAAACTTAAACTATAAGTCTGCGCATGACAAATGTTCAGCTTTGCCTGAAACACCTCAAGCATggtggggtccccggtctctcaCACCTTTATATTAGGGGTCATAGGCTGataaggttgaaaaccactgcattaCAACCTCcactagccctatctcccaatagtaaagaaccctttaaaaacattcctggatccagatggtg encodes the following:
- the rnf185 gene encoding E3 ubiquitin-protein ligase RNF185 isoform X2; translated protein: MATAAPPPASGSSAATENTNPGSSSSTAADSGNQDSTFECNICLDTAKDAVISLCGHLFCWPCLHQWLETRPNRQVCPVCKAGISRDKVIPLYGRGSTGQQDPRERTPPRPQGQRPEPENRGGFQGFGFGDGGFQMSFGIGAFPFGIFATAFNINDGRPPPAPGTPQHMDEQFLSRLFLFVALVIMFWLLIA
- the rnf185 gene encoding E3 ubiquitin-protein ligase RNF185 isoform X1 yields the protein MATAAPPPASGSSAATENTNPGSSSSTAADSGNQDSTFECNICLDTAKDAVISLCGHLFCWPCLHQWLETRPNRQVCPVCKAGISRDKVIPLYGRGSTGQQDPRERTPPRPQGQRPEPENRGGFQGFGFGDGGFQMSFGIGAFPFGIFATAFNINDGRPPPAAPGTPQHMDEQFLSRLFLFVALVIMFWLLIA